A window of the Butyricimonas faecalis genome harbors these coding sequences:
- a CDS encoding DUF1697 domain-containing protein, whose product MKRYIAFLRGINVGGKNKIQMSCLKASFEEMGLTEVKTWLNSGNVIFSRDRNDEEDFSGRLEAMINERFNLDIPIFVISKEELEDILNNAPDWWGDDNKETYDNLIFIMPPTTPVEVCREIGKPKEEFEKIKSYRNAIFWSFNRKNYQKTNWWSKTASANISGKLTIRTANTVRKVIGM is encoded by the coding sequence ATGAAAAGATATATCGCATTTTTAAGGGGCATTAATGTTGGTGGTAAAAATAAAATCCAGATGAGCTGTTTAAAGGCAAGCTTTGAAGAAATGGGATTGACAGAAGTTAAAACATGGCTAAACAGCGGGAATGTGATCTTTTCTCGTGACAGAAATGACGAAGAAGATTTTTCCGGTCGGCTTGAAGCAATGATAAACGAAAGGTTCAATTTGGACATACCGATTTTTGTTATATCAAAAGAAGAACTGGAAGATATATTGAATAACGCTCCCGACTGGTGGGGAGATGACAACAAGGAGACGTATGATAATCTGATCTTTATCATGCCACCGACAACACCTGTCGAGGTTTGTCGTGAAATAGGTAAACCTAAAGAAGAATTTGAAAAGATAAAGAGCTACAGGAATGCAATATTCTGGTCTTTCAACCGAAAGAATTATCAAAAGACAAATTGGTGGTCGAAAACGGCGAGTGCAAACATTAGCGGTAAACTGACAATCAGAACGGCAAATACGGTTAGAAAGGTAATTGGGATGTGA
- a CDS encoding SDR family NAD(P)-dependent oxidoreductase, translated as MKTVFITGGSTGIGAASVKKFIQQGWNVGFMDINEEAARERMEEINRPEQLIFVPGDTRNRADIHRAVEETVKRFGRLDSVVANAGIHRCNTLLDISDEELDLMIQTNIYGTVNTLREAVPHIIRAGGGTVVINASDQWFVGKAHSFGYGLTKGALGQITRSLSIDLGPKNIRVNAVCAGTIHTPLVDNLFEKFAQENHCSIDDYWREENALYARGSAGRPEEVAEMVYFLASDASSFCTGGHYLVDGGLVAH; from the coding sequence ATGAAAACAGTATTCATTACAGGCGGTTCTACCGGTATCGGTGCCGCTTCGGTTAAGAAATTCATCCAACAGGGATGGAACGTGGGGTTTATGGACATCAATGAGGAGGCGGCTCGCGAACGGATGGAAGAGATAAACCGTCCGGAACAATTGATTTTTGTGCCGGGCGACACTCGGAACCGTGCAGACATCCATCGTGCCGTCGAAGAAACCGTGAAGAGGTTCGGCCGGCTGGACAGCGTGGTGGCCAACGCGGGCATCCATCGCTGCAACACGTTGCTGGACATTTCAGACGAGGAGCTGGACTTGATGATCCAGACCAATATCTACGGTACGGTGAACACGCTCCGCGAGGCGGTGCCGCACATCATTCGTGCGGGAGGAGGGACGGTGGTTATCAACGCTTCGGACCAGTGGTTCGTTGGTAAGGCGCATAGTTTCGGCTACGGGCTGACCAAAGGTGCGCTGGGACAAATCACCCGAAGTCTCTCCATAGACCTTGGCCCGAAGAACATCCGTGTCAACGCCGTGTGCGCGGGGACCATCCACACGCCTTTGGTGGACAATCTGTTCGAGAAGTTTGCTCAAGAGAATCATTGCAGCATTGACGACTATTGGCGCGAGGAGAACGCCCTGTATGCAAGAGGTTCCGCGGGACGTCCGGAGGAGGTGGCGGAAATGGTGTACTTCCTGGCTTCCGATGCGTCAAGTTTCTGCACGGGAGGGCATTATCTGGTAGACGGAGGTCTGGTGGCACATTGA